One part of the Salinimonas iocasae genome encodes these proteins:
- the pabC gene encoding aminodeoxychorismate lyase, with translation MQTFPLNDRVANYGDGVFTTMSVEAGRVALFERHVKRLCRDTRLLGVFVDAEKLRADIIAQAQSIKSGTLKLLISAGQGGRGYQRDEKSAAALYFSHHSVPAHYSAWRVDGICIGLSDVRMAVQPALAGVKHCNRLEQVLVKRHMSAAVDDVLVCDTDNHIVEASAANVFWLNEGQWYTPSVKQCGVAGVMREFVIDWLHQHGQPVSEVQALPNVLNEASAIFLTNALMQIIPVHTLELEEPHHLATKPVTTLQDEIKLAYQDEFNAV, from the coding sequence TTGCAAACCTTTCCACTCAATGACCGCGTGGCCAATTACGGTGATGGTGTTTTCACTACCATGAGTGTAGAAGCCGGCCGGGTTGCGCTGTTTGAACGCCATGTAAAGCGCCTGTGCCGCGATACAAGGCTATTGGGGGTATTCGTTGACGCTGAAAAGCTGCGTGCCGATATTATCGCGCAGGCGCAGAGCATAAAATCAGGCACTTTGAAGTTGCTGATTAGTGCGGGTCAGGGTGGGCGAGGCTACCAGCGGGATGAAAAAAGTGCTGCTGCTTTGTATTTCTCTCATCATAGCGTGCCAGCACATTATAGTGCCTGGCGTGTAGATGGTATTTGTATTGGCCTTAGCGATGTGCGAATGGCTGTGCAGCCAGCACTAGCGGGCGTTAAGCATTGTAATCGCCTTGAGCAGGTTTTGGTCAAAAGGCATATGTCGGCCGCTGTCGATGATGTACTTGTATGCGACACAGATAACCATATTGTTGAAGCTAGTGCTGCCAATGTTTTTTGGTTAAATGAGGGGCAGTGGTATACACCTTCAGTAAAACAATGTGGTGTGGCAGGGGTGATGCGAGAATTCGTAATTGACTGGCTGCATCAACATGGTCAGCCTGTGAGTGAGGTTCAGGCTTTGCCGAATGTGTTGAATGAGGCATCCGCAATTTTTCTTACTAACGCGCTGATGCAAATAATACCTGTGCATACCCTTGAACTGGAAGAACCGCACCACCTTGCGACTAAGCCAGTTACTACATTGCAGGATGA
- the fabF gene encoding beta-ketoacyl-ACP synthase II: MTKRRVVVTGLGMLSPLASSVEQTWRGVLAGESGIGEISHFDCSNYSTRFAGQVNDFDPQEYIEKKEAKKMDRFIQLGIAAGKQALADSGLTINNDNAHRVGVAIGSGIGGLQQIEQNHTKLMESGPKRVSPFFVPSTITNMISGFLSIMEGLKGPNLNVVTACTTGVHNLGIAARTIAYGDADAMLAGGAEASITPLGIAGFAAARALSSRNDDPQAASRPWDKDRDGFVMGEGAGVVMLEEYEAAKARGATIYGELVGFGMSGDAHHMTSPPEDGEGAAASMEYALSDAGLDGEQIGHINAHGTSTPAGDKAEVAAVKRVFGDHAYNLMVSSTKSMTGHLLGAAGSVEAIFTILALRDKMAPPTINLDAPGDGCDLDFVAHKAKAFESPYALCNSFGFGGTNGTLIFKRL; the protein is encoded by the coding sequence GTGACAAAACGTCGCGTAGTGGTTACTGGTCTTGGCATGTTGTCACCACTGGCTTCCTCGGTAGAGCAAACCTGGCGTGGGGTGCTTGCCGGTGAAAGTGGTATTGGTGAAATCAGCCACTTCGATTGCAGTAACTATTCGACTCGTTTTGCCGGTCAGGTTAATGATTTTGACCCGCAAGAATACATAGAAAAAAAAGAAGCGAAGAAGATGGACCGGTTTATCCAGCTCGGCATAGCCGCGGGTAAACAGGCCTTGGCTGATTCCGGTTTGACTATAAACAATGACAACGCACATCGTGTTGGGGTTGCAATAGGCTCTGGTATTGGCGGACTTCAGCAGATAGAACAAAACCATACCAAGCTTATGGAAAGTGGTCCTAAGCGCGTATCACCGTTCTTTGTCCCTTCAACCATTACTAATATGATTTCGGGCTTCCTTTCCATCATGGAAGGTTTAAAAGGGCCGAACCTCAATGTGGTCACGGCGTGTACAACCGGTGTTCATAACCTTGGGATCGCCGCAAGGACGATTGCGTACGGAGATGCCGACGCCATGCTGGCCGGTGGTGCTGAAGCATCTATTACGCCGTTGGGTATCGCCGGTTTCGCCGCTGCTCGCGCATTATCGTCACGCAACGACGATCCGCAGGCAGCTAGCCGCCCGTGGGACAAAGATCGCGATGGCTTCGTCATGGGCGAAGGCGCCGGGGTGGTAATGCTCGAAGAATATGAAGCGGCGAAAGCGCGCGGCGCCACCATCTATGGTGAATTGGTTGGCTTTGGTATGAGTGGTGATGCACATCATATGACTTCGCCACCCGAAGACGGCGAGGGCGCTGCAGCATCAATGGAATATGCGTTGAGCGATGCAGGATTGGACGGTGAGCAAATTGGTCATATCAATGCACACGGTACATCTACGCCTGCTGGCGATAAAGCCGAAGTCGCTGCTGTAAAGCGTGTTTTTGGTGACCATGCCTACAATCTGATGGTCAGCTCCACCAAGTCGATGACAGGGCATCTGTTAGGTGCCGCCGGCTCTGTAGAAGCCATTTTCACTATTTTGGCACTGCGGGACAAAATGGCGCCGCCAACCATCAACCTTGATGCACCAGGCGATGGCTGTGATTTGGACTTTGTTGCGCACAAAGCAAAGGCGTTTGAGTCGCCATATGCATTGTGTAATTCGTTTGGCTTTGGTGGTACCAACGGCACCCTCATCTTCAAGCGACTATAA
- the acpP gene encoding acyl carrier protein, which produces MSNIEERVKKIIVEQLGVKEEEVKPEASFVDDLGADSLDTVELVMALEEEFDTEIPDEEAEKITTVQSAIDYINANKDA; this is translated from the coding sequence ATGAGTAACATCGAAGAGCGCGTTAAAAAGATTATCGTTGAGCAACTGGGCGTTAAAGAAGAAGAAGTAAAACCAGAAGCTTCGTTTGTAGACGATCTGGGCGCAGATTCACTTGATACCGTAGAACTGGTGATGGCGTTGGAAGAAGAGTTTGACACTGAGATTCCTGACGAAGAAGCAGAAAAAATCACTACTGTTCAGTCAGCTATCGACTACATCAACGCTAATAAAGACGCGTAA
- the fabG gene encoding 3-oxoacyl-ACP reductase FabG yields the protein MSQLASKVALVTGASRGIGKAIAQQLAEQGATVIGTATSESGANNISEYLADYSGKGLCLNVTDKASVDDVLNIIKEDFGGVDILVNNAGITRDNLLMRMKDDEWQDIIDTNLTAIFSLSKAVLRGMMKKKHGRIVNVGSVVGSSGNAGQANYAAAKAGVIGFSKSMAREVASRGITINVVAPGFIDTDMTKALTDDQKEAIFKDIPANRLGRPEEIAATVAFLVSDSAAYITGETIHVNGGMYMS from the coding sequence ATGTCACAATTAGCGTCTAAAGTTGCGCTGGTTACTGGTGCCAGTCGCGGAATTGGAAAGGCAATTGCACAGCAATTAGCAGAACAAGGTGCAACAGTTATCGGTACTGCTACCAGTGAAAGCGGCGCCAATAACATCAGTGAGTACCTGGCAGACTATTCAGGTAAGGGTCTGTGTCTGAACGTGACCGACAAAGCGTCTGTTGATGATGTATTAAATATCATTAAGGAAGACTTTGGCGGCGTCGATATTTTGGTGAACAATGCCGGTATAACCCGCGACAACTTGCTTATGCGCATGAAAGATGACGAATGGCAGGATATTATCGATACCAATCTGACTGCAATTTTCAGCTTGTCGAAAGCAGTTTTACGCGGCATGATGAAGAAAAAGCACGGACGCATCGTCAATGTGGGCTCTGTGGTAGGTAGTTCCGGAAACGCTGGTCAGGCAAATTATGCGGCCGCAAAAGCAGGTGTTATTGGCTTTAGTAAATCTATGGCCAGAGAAGTAGCATCACGAGGAATTACTATCAATGTTGTAGCTCCCGGTTTTATCGACACCGATATGACCAAGGCGTTAACCGATGATCAGAAGGAAGCTATCTTCAAAGATATTCCCGCAAATCGATTAGGTCGTCCTGAAGAAATTGCCGCAACTGTTGCATTTTTAGTCAGTGACAGTGCAGCATATATTACTGGCGAAACCATCCATGTGAACGGTGGTATGTACATGAGTTAA
- the fabD gene encoding ACP S-malonyltransferase — MTRTAFVFPGQGSQSPGMLAELADTYPVVLETFQEASEALGYDLWELVQSDEDGRLNETHITQPALLTASVAIFRLLSEKDVHVDYMAGHSLGEYSALVCAGVLNFAEAVKLVEARGKFMQQAVPAGAGAMYAIINLDDEKIADICQQTAIATGEVVAPVNFNSPGQVVIAGEKSAAEQAANACKEAGAKRALPLPVSVPSHCELMRPAADQLEEALAAVSLSAPNVSVINNVDVSNESEPAAIRDALVRQLYCPVRWTDTIRYLAEQGVEKVLEIGPGKVLTGLVKRIDKSLDAAAVNTPADIQARAEKG; from the coding sequence ATGACTCGTACAGCCTTTGTCTTTCCCGGTCAGGGATCTCAGTCACCCGGCATGTTGGCCGAGTTAGCCGACACTTATCCGGTCGTACTGGAAACATTTCAGGAAGCCTCAGAAGCCCTGGGTTACGACTTGTGGGAGCTTGTTCAGTCTGACGAAGATGGCAGGCTAAATGAAACACATATCACTCAGCCTGCGCTATTGACAGCCAGTGTTGCTATTTTCCGTTTACTGAGCGAAAAAGACGTTCACGTGGATTACATGGCTGGCCATAGCCTGGGTGAATATTCGGCGCTGGTATGTGCTGGCGTATTAAATTTTGCAGAAGCTGTAAAGTTGGTAGAGGCCCGCGGTAAATTTATGCAGCAGGCTGTACCCGCTGGTGCTGGCGCAATGTACGCAATTATCAACCTTGACGATGAGAAAATTGCAGATATTTGCCAGCAAACTGCAATTGCTACCGGCGAAGTGGTAGCTCCGGTTAACTTTAACTCTCCGGGGCAAGTGGTTATCGCAGGCGAAAAATCTGCTGCTGAGCAGGCTGCGAATGCCTGTAAAGAAGCTGGCGCTAAGCGAGCGCTGCCTTTGCCGGTTAGCGTGCCGTCTCATTGTGAACTTATGCGTCCTGCCGCTGATCAGCTCGAAGAAGCGCTTGCTGCTGTTTCATTATCGGCACCTAACGTGTCTGTTATTAACAATGTTGATGTAAGTAATGAATCGGAGCCCGCAGCGATTAGAGATGCGTTGGTGAGGCAGCTGTATTGTCCGGTAAGATGGACCGATACTATCCGGTACCTGGCAGAGCAAGGCGTTGAGAAGGTATTAGAAATTGGCCCGGGTAAAGTCCTGACAGGCCTGGTTAAACGAATTGATAAATCGCTTGATGCGGCGGCGGTTAATACGCCTGCTGATATTCAGGCGCGTGCAGAAAAAGGATAA
- a CDS encoding beta-ketoacyl-ACP synthase III, whose amino-acid sequence MSKYSRIIGTGSYYPSEVRTNADLETMVDTTDEWITDRTGIKERRIIGADETAATMGVEASRKALDAAGLQASDIDMIVCATTSGRYSLPSTACEIQYHLKIDGIPAFDVAAACAGWCYALSVADQYVKSGMAKRILVVGTDCLSRLVDPADRSMVILFGDAAGAAVIEASDEPGILSTHIQAAGSYKDLLYVGNPTRGDEASVHENWGAMRGNEVFKVAVTKLSEIVEQTLEANNMDKSELDWLVPHQANFRIIKATAKKLNMSLDQVVLTLENYGNTSAATVPTALDTAIRDGRIQRGQNLLLEAFGGGFAWASALVRY is encoded by the coding sequence TTGAGTAAATATTCACGAATTATCGGGACCGGCAGCTATTATCCTAGCGAAGTGCGTACCAACGCAGATCTTGAAACCATGGTGGATACCACCGATGAATGGATCACAGACAGAACAGGCATCAAAGAGCGGCGTATAATTGGCGCTGACGAAACAGCGGCCACTATGGGTGTTGAAGCATCCAGAAAAGCACTGGATGCAGCCGGGCTGCAGGCCAGCGATATTGATATGATTGTCTGTGCCACCACAAGTGGCCGCTATTCTCTCCCCAGTACAGCATGTGAAATTCAATATCACCTGAAGATAGACGGTATTCCCGCATTTGATGTAGCCGCTGCGTGCGCAGGCTGGTGTTACGCATTAAGCGTCGCCGATCAGTATGTAAAGTCGGGTATGGCGAAACGTATTCTGGTAGTAGGAACGGATTGTCTGAGTCGCCTGGTAGACCCTGCGGACCGTAGTATGGTGATTTTGTTCGGTGATGCAGCGGGCGCTGCTGTTATCGAAGCCAGTGATGAGCCTGGTATCTTATCAACACACATTCAGGCCGCCGGTTCCTATAAAGATTTACTTTATGTAGGCAATCCAACCCGCGGTGATGAAGCATCAGTACATGAAAACTGGGGCGCGATGCGCGGCAATGAGGTCTTTAAAGTCGCGGTAACCAAGCTATCTGAGATTGTTGAGCAGACCCTTGAGGCCAACAATATGGATAAGTCAGAGCTTGATTGGCTGGTTCCGCACCAGGCGAATTTCAGGATTATCAAAGCAACAGCAAAAAAACTGAATATGTCACTGGACCAGGTGGTATTAACTCTTGAGAACTACGGTAATACCTCTGCTGCTACAGTGCCCACGGCATTAGATACCGCAATTCGAGACGGACGTATTCAGCGTGGCCAGAATCTGCTGTTAGAAGCTTTCGGTGGCGGTTTTGCCTGGGCCTCAGCCCTGGTACGTTACTAA
- the plsX gene encoding phosphate acyltransferase PlsX, producing MSKLTIALDIMGGDHGPPVILSASLRAVRQHPDTHFIFCGQRAIIEPALADLNSSQRERVHIEHCEDVVEMDDKPASALRSKQDSSMKRIVELVEQGKADACVSAGNTGALLALAYYRLKTLQGVDRPALVSFMPTAGNHKVLLLDLGANVNCTADTLFQYAVMGSVLAEQMTGKQAPRVALLNVGEEDIKGNALVKMANQQLKQTPALNYIGYVEGDDIFTDYADVVVTDGFTGNVALKSSEGLAKLVVNEAKRFSAANLWTRTMARVALPLLKTIYNRVNPDQYNGASLIGLRGIVVKSHGNASADAFYYAINQAMQEARLRVPEKIKSKIETVLLEQL from the coding sequence TTGTCTAAGCTAACCATAGCGTTAGATATCATGGGGGGCGATCATGGTCCCCCTGTTATTCTCTCAGCCTCCCTGAGAGCTGTTCGCCAACATCCCGATACACACTTCATTTTTTGTGGCCAGCGCGCCATCATTGAACCCGCTTTAGCTGATTTAAACTCATCGCAAAGAGAACGCGTTCATATCGAGCATTGTGAAGATGTTGTAGAAATGGACGATAAACCCGCCTCTGCACTTCGAAGTAAGCAAGACTCCTCCATGAAGAGAATTGTTGAGCTGGTAGAGCAGGGTAAGGCTGATGCCTGTGTCAGTGCTGGTAATACCGGTGCATTACTTGCGCTTGCCTATTATCGGCTCAAAACATTACAGGGTGTTGACCGTCCCGCACTAGTATCCTTCATGCCCACAGCGGGCAATCACAAAGTATTGCTGCTCGATTTGGGTGCCAATGTAAATTGTACTGCTGATACGCTTTTTCAGTACGCCGTGATGGGGTCGGTACTGGCAGAACAGATGACGGGTAAACAGGCCCCCCGCGTTGCGTTGCTGAATGTAGGCGAAGAAGATATCAAGGGTAATGCGCTGGTAAAAATGGCCAACCAGCAATTAAAGCAAACCCCGGCACTTAATTATATCGGTTACGTTGAAGGTGATGATATTTTCACCGATTACGCTGATGTGGTTGTGACTGATGGCTTTACTGGCAATGTTGCTCTTAAATCCAGTGAGGGTCTGGCAAAGCTTGTTGTGAATGAGGCCAAACGCTTTTCTGCCGCTAATTTATGGACCCGGACAATGGCCCGGGTTGCTCTTCCGCTTCTAAAAACTATTTATAATCGCGTGAACCCCGACCAGTATAATGGCGCCAGTCTGATAGGATTGCGCGGCATTGTAGTAAAGAGTCACGGAAACGCTTCGGCCGATGCATTTTACTATGCGATTAATCAGGCGATGCAGGAAGCGCGTTTACGTGTTCCGGAAAAAATAAAAAGTAAAATAGAAACGGTTTTGTTGGAGCAACTTTGA
- the rpmF gene encoding 50S ribosomal protein L32, with translation MAVQQNRKTRAKRGMRRSHDALTCETLSVDSTSGETHRRHHVTADGYYKGKKVIER, from the coding sequence ATGGCCGTACAACAAAATCGTAAAACGCGTGCTAAGCGCGGTATGCGTCGTTCACACGATGCGTTGACATGCGAAACTTTGTCTGTCGACTCAACATCAGGTGAAACGCACCGTCGTCACCACGTAACCGCTGATGGTTACTACAAAGGCAAAAAAGTTATTGAACGCTAA
- the yceD gene encoding 23S rRNA accumulation protein YceD, producing the protein MQKVKLPHQVDPVKSAVKRSDYQGVIASKDMERLLGAVVNCDEWVDAEVQFIKDAQGLTVFHGHLATQVTLICQRCNGEFNCPLNVDFCYSPVQRSDEIDMLPEAYDPVEVDDHGNVDLLQLFEDELIIALPIVALHAEKDCALSKDDMTFGKIEPENERPNPFAVLKELKRDQE; encoded by the coding sequence ATGCAGAAAGTGAAATTACCTCACCAGGTCGATCCGGTTAAAAGTGCTGTCAAGCGCTCTGATTATCAGGGCGTGATTGCCAGTAAAGATATGGAACGTTTACTCGGTGCAGTTGTTAACTGTGATGAGTGGGTGGACGCAGAAGTACAGTTTATAAAAGACGCGCAGGGTCTTACTGTCTTTCACGGCCATCTTGCTACACAGGTCACACTTATCTGTCAACGGTGTAACGGCGAGTTTAATTGCCCGCTTAACGTCGATTTTTGTTATAGCCCGGTGCAGCGGTCTGATGAAATCGATATGTTACCCGAAGCTTATGATCCGGTTGAGGTCGACGACCATGGAAATGTCGATTTGCTTCAGCTTTTTGAGGACGAACTGATTATTGCTTTGCCTATTGTAGCTCTTCATGCAGAGAAGGATTGCGCACTGAGTAAGGATGATATGACGTTTGGTAAAATCGAGCCGGAAAATGAGCGACCAAACCCTTTCGCGGTTTTGAAAGAACTTAAGCGAGACCAGGAGTAA
- a CDS encoding Maf family protein codes for MSTLILASSSKYRKAQLNALGLTVETHSPDIDESAYASEAPKALACRLASQKAQKVGKSYPGALTLGCDQVAVLNQHGKSVTLGKPGTRKNAIAQLSMCQGNIVTFYSALAVYRADSDITLFDADVTHVQFRTLSDKEITDYVDAEQPLDCAGSFKCEGLGALLFEKIEGRDPNSLIGLPVMLLREMLAQCDVDLLHLATQAQIQKASSARQ; via the coding sequence ATGAGTACACTTATTCTGGCGTCTTCGTCTAAATATCGTAAAGCCCAGCTTAATGCGCTGGGATTGACTGTAGAGACACATTCCCCGGATATTGATGAAAGCGCTTATGCCAGCGAAGCGCCAAAAGCACTTGCCTGTCGCCTGGCCTCGCAAAAAGCCCAAAAAGTTGGCAAATCGTATCCCGGCGCCCTGACTCTGGGCTGTGACCAGGTCGCTGTTTTAAACCAGCATGGTAAATCCGTTACCCTTGGCAAACCCGGCACCCGTAAAAATGCTATAGCGCAACTTTCCATGTGTCAGGGCAATATAGTTACATTCTACAGCGCCCTGGCTGTTTATCGGGCTGACTCGGATATAACGCTGTTTGATGCAGACGTAACACATGTGCAATTTCGCACGCTTAGTGATAAAGAAATTACAGACTATGTCGACGCTGAACAGCCTTTGGATTGTGCCGGCAGTTTCAAATGTGAGGGACTGGGGGCTCTGCTGTTTGAGAAAATAGAAGGCCGAGACCCGAATAGTCTGATTGGCCTTCCCGTTATGTTACTTCGCGAAATGCTGGCACAATGTGATGTAGACTTGCTTCACCTTGCCACTCAGGCTCAAATTCAAAAAGCCTCATCAGCGCGGCAATAA
- a CDS encoding HAD family hydrolase codes for MKDYQLIIFDWDGTLMDSAAKIVSCMQLAAQQCDVPVPDAQAVGNIIGISLRPAIQILFDTQDEQLTDALFEGYKAAYLEKDITPCPLFEGTLELLTTLRQRDKTLAVATGKARRGLDRAWKNTQTGHFFTTSRTACEAASKPSSDMLEQILSETGISACDAIMIGDTVFDMQMAEQIGMDRLAVSYGVHDSDRLAAHNPVAIVNTVSEMRPILLPR; via the coding sequence ATGAAAGATTACCAGCTGATTATCTTTGACTGGGATGGAACGTTGATGGATTCTGCTGCCAAGATTGTCAGTTGTATGCAGCTGGCAGCTCAACAGTGCGATGTACCGGTCCCTGATGCGCAGGCTGTAGGCAATATCATTGGAATCAGCCTGCGTCCGGCAATCCAGATACTGTTTGATACGCAGGATGAGCAGCTTACCGACGCATTATTCGAGGGTTACAAAGCCGCTTACCTTGAAAAAGATATTACCCCATGCCCGTTATTTGAAGGCACCCTGGAGTTGCTGACCACGCTCAGGCAGCGGGACAAGACCTTAGCCGTCGCCACAGGTAAGGCGCGACGTGGTCTGGACAGAGCATGGAAGAACACGCAAACCGGCCACTTTTTTACTACATCGCGTACGGCCTGTGAGGCAGCGTCAAAACCATCATCAGATATGCTTGAACAGATCTTATCTGAAACCGGGATTAGTGCCTGCGATGCTATTATGATCGGAGATACTGTGTTTGACATGCAAATGGCTGAGCAGATTGGTATGGACAGGCTTGCTGTGTCATACGGTGTTCATGACAGCGATCGTCTGGCAGCACATAATCCTGTGGCTATCGTTAATACAGTCAGTGAGATGCGCCCAATATTATTGCCGCGCTGA
- the rluC gene encoding 23S rRNA pseudouridine(955/2504/2580) synthase RluC codes for MKEQSPPQVKFVTVDADLAGQRIDNFLRTQLKGVPKSMIYRILRKGEVRVNKGRVKPEYKLQADDVVRVPPVRVPVADEKPNPKLDKVAALADQILYEDDRLMVINKPSGIAVHGGSGLSFGLIEGLRALRPDAKFMELVHRLDRDTSGCILIAKKRSALRHMHEQLRNGQMDKRYQALVSGKWPENRFKVKAPLRKNVLQSGERLVNVSDAGKPSETRYRVLEQFSNATLVEASPITGRTHQIRVHCLHAGHPIACDNKYGDAEFDNEMQKKGLNRLFLHAASIRLLHPQTEEPVTFNAPLDTQLTAILDKIR; via the coding sequence ATGAAAGAACAGAGCCCCCCACAAGTTAAATTTGTAACGGTTGATGCTGATCTGGCTGGTCAGCGGATTGACAATTTTTTGCGCACGCAATTAAAAGGTGTGCCCAAAAGCATGATTTATCGCATTTTACGAAAAGGTGAAGTGCGGGTTAATAAAGGCAGAGTAAAGCCTGAGTACAAACTGCAGGCCGATGACGTCGTCAGGGTACCACCGGTCAGAGTTCCGGTTGCTGACGAGAAACCCAATCCGAAACTGGATAAGGTAGCAGCCCTGGCAGACCAGATTCTATATGAAGATGATCGGCTTATGGTGATAAACAAGCCTTCTGGCATCGCGGTACACGGCGGGAGCGGGTTAAGTTTCGGGTTAATTGAAGGGCTGCGCGCTTTGCGTCCTGATGCCAAATTTATGGAACTGGTTCATCGACTCGACCGGGATACCTCAGGCTGTATCCTGATTGCTAAAAAACGCTCAGCACTGCGGCATATGCATGAGCAGCTTCGTAACGGGCAAATGGACAAACGGTACCAGGCGCTCGTAAGTGGTAAGTGGCCGGAGAATCGTTTCAAAGTAAAAGCCCCTTTGCGCAAAAATGTGCTGCAATCTGGTGAGCGTTTGGTAAATGTGTCTGATGCAGGTAAACCCTCTGAGACACGTTATCGTGTGCTGGAGCAATTCAGTAATGCGACGTTAGTGGAGGCGTCGCCGATTACCGGCCGTACACACCAAATCCGCGTGCATTGTCTGCACGCTGGTCATCCTATCGCCTGTGACAATAAATACGGCGATGCTGAATTTGATAATGAAATGCAGAAAAAAGGCCTTAACAGACTGTTCTTGCACGCAGCCAGTATACGTCTGTTACACCCTCAGACCGAAGAGCCAGTGACATTCAATGCACCCCTGGATACGCAACTTACAGCGATACTGGATAAAATAAGATGA